The following are from one region of the Mesorhizobium sp. B2-8-5 genome:
- a CDS encoding DUF5801 repeats-in-toxin domain-containing protein, translating into MTTNIEFDAVSNSWDEHTSAGENHISTGVQVAQATTGQAASEPVPVDVGSGAPAQGTANTPAANQPAADAKAPASNAPATAANAAAGNIPHEYHVEAGNIVKLPASVSIDNIKVDGHDLVLTQPDGSEIVIKDAALNVPTFILGDVEVPRVALIAALEASHVDVAFGADGSISAGGNGSPGSAGGNFEHPAGGIGDGFGLTSLLPPTDLAFGQPEHRELFPGLLPDSTPAILDLTPSTSGGDTTVNEKGLPASSGSEGSGEAQDPAANTDQSEINSGNFTITSPDGIGSVNINGTNISGAELANSASTPINITTPLGKLTINGYDAATGQVSYTYTLEHSAQHPDGAGTNSTFDNFTVTVTDSDGDVSLPGTLSVQIVDDVPTAHNDVATQAAENAPVTVDVFANDVPGADGVNIADPTKVSLVANSLTGSGTVTYHNDGTFTYTPAAGEQGTVTFQYQIVDGDGDPSVATVTINLKPDSTPTIDVTPQNPDANGHSAASEAGLPPHDGLPAGSGEIADNDANNNSDTSETTTGALAITTGGDTIGHLYVTDKDNTQIEVTNAAGGILVHGQYGDLTITGTPATGYTYSYTLLDSTPGNGTHDDFAVKVVDSDGDPASTTLTIDIVNDVPTAKADTDAAQSGETVTGNVETGTSTHGLGAADTAGADGIASITWTNAVTNAGVTTVTGTHGVLTVFANGEYSYQANPNTPTGTDVFNYTITDGDGDTSPATLTIEVTGSQPRVVAEVAAVNEAGIDTTPPVGDLGPGTVDGSHAGDGSETTTGTLTFSDPDGATVTGVQAGDVGSDVTGNVGTNINGTYGILHVNADGTYTYTLTSPEANVPTGNDGANVQPGQDVFTFTVTDGLGNTSTSTITINITDDVPTISNAVVGSSVTLDETSNGPTTDGVLNPAIMTATSAAAIVTLTSNYGADGAGSTGYALSVTNATSGLATAQGDHPITLVQVGNTIEGQYNDGGTHTAFTVSIGADGKLTVVQNVALEHLIDGGPAAYNDALNLDGKIAVTATVTDADGDTASTGAINIGGAVTFLDDGPTISNAVVGSSVTLDETSNGPTTDGVLNPAIMTATSAAAIVTLTSNYGADGAGSTGYALSVTNATSGLATAQGDHPITLVQVGNTIEGQYNDGGTHTAFTVSIGADGKLTVVQNVALEHLIDGGPAAYNDALNLDGKIAVTATVTDADGDTASTGAINIGGAVTFLDDGPTISNAVVGSSVTLDETSNGPTTDGVLNPAIMTATSAAAIVTLTSNYGADGAGSTGYALSVTNATSGLATAQGDHPITLVQVGNTIEGQYNDGGTHTAFTVSIGADGKLTVVQNVALEHLIDGGPAAYNDALNLDGKIAVTATVTDADGDTASTGAINIGGAVTFLDDGPTISNAVVGSSVTLDETSNGPTTDGVLNPAIMTATSAAAIVTLTSNYGADGAGSTGYALSVTNATSGLATAQGDHPITLVQVGNTIEGQYNDGGTHTAFTVSIGADGKLTVVQNVALEHLIDGGPAAYNDALNLDGKIAVTATVTDADGDTASTGAINIGGAVTFLDDGPTISNAVVGSSVTLDETSNGPTTDGVLNPAIMTATSAAAIVTLTSNYGADGAGSTGYALSVTNATSGLATAQGDHPITLVQVGNTIEGQYNDGGTHTAFTVSIGADGKLTVVQNVALEHLIDGGPAAYNDALNLDGKIAVTATVTDADGDTASTGAINIGGAVTFLDDGPTISNAVVGSSVTLDETSNGPTTDGVLNPAIMTATSAAAIVTLTSNYGADGAGSTGYALSVTNATSGLATAQGDHPITLVQVGNTIEGQYNDGGTHTAFTVSIGADGKLTVVQNVALEHLIDGGPAAYNDALNLDGKIAVTATVTDADGDTASTGAINIGGAVTFLDDGPTISNAVVGSSVTLDETSNGPTTDGVLNPAIMTATSAAAIVTLTSNYGADGAGSTGYALSVTNATSGLATAQGDHPITLVQVGNTIEGQYNDGGTHTAFTVSIGADGKLTVVQNVALEHLIDGGPAAYNDALNLDGKIAVTATVTDADGDTASTGAINIGGAVTFLDDGPTISNAVVGSSVTLDETSNGPTTDGVLNPAIMTATSAAAIVTLTSNYGADGAGSTGYALSVTNATSGLATAQGDHPITLVQVGNTIEGQYNDGGTHTAFTVSIGADGKLTVVQNVALEHLIDGGPAAYNDALNLDGKIAVTATVTDADGDTASTGAINIGGAVTFLDDGPTAVAPDYAVLANGAGHSATFALDADHMLTNNYGADGAGTAIFAASLDGADSGLTSGGAHIIYDVSADGHTLYGNANGVAVFTVSLDAQNANYTVAMNGTVDSLTQVTFSNGSYDFDGGNGAWAGFVPTGQKNSGTPVDDNSQDVLFTPFGTGTTINGNANSFGVGGGAGGQNIGAGEGIRVDFVQDLTGNTMGSGGYGVVANRDHVFDNHYTANGATFTFGDGNTNTVLQITAKDDNATTGTDNNKVVGDGALDSVTSVAIAYDGQTQIVDFATIGTNATTYTVGSPGGLTDRTYTVHFVDVDPTAAVHYAAQITGIMDDHVSVSTFTADGYNSLELLNTSGDDFAITGFGAAVQSTNPVNFNLPIQIVDADGDLATSLIGVTLSGNPIADHSADAAGASHIYTSTAAAPDIIGSAFDDTITGNDVGNMLYGGGGVDNLSGAGGNDTLVGGAGNDTLNGGAGNDLLVGGAGQDTLTGGTGADTFRLDHLDIKDLITDYKGAEGDKIDLSSLFETAPGGNIADYVHYDAGTKTLSVDTNGAAGGATFVDVAQLTNTPAAGTINILYDDSNHQQHTATI; encoded by the coding sequence ATGACAACCAATATCGAATTCGACGCCGTTTCAAATTCCTGGGACGAGCACACGAGTGCTGGTGAAAATCATATTTCCACGGGTGTCCAGGTCGCGCAGGCGACCACCGGCCAGGCTGCAAGCGAGCCGGTACCGGTCGATGTCGGCAGCGGCGCGCCGGCGCAGGGCACGGCCAATACGCCAGCCGCGAACCAGCCGGCAGCCGATGCCAAGGCCCCTGCTTCCAACGCTCCCGCAACGGCGGCAAATGCAGCGGCAGGGAATATCCCGCATGAATATCACGTCGAGGCCGGCAACATCGTAAAGCTTCCGGCCAGCGTGTCGATCGACAACATCAAAGTCGACGGACATGATCTCGTCCTCACGCAGCCCGACGGATCCGAGATCGTCATCAAGGACGCCGCACTGAACGTGCCGACCTTCATCCTCGGCGACGTCGAGGTGCCGCGCGTGGCCCTGATCGCCGCGCTCGAGGCAAGCCATGTCGATGTCGCCTTCGGCGCCGACGGCTCGATCTCGGCTGGCGGCAACGGCTCGCCGGGCAGCGCGGGCGGAAATTTCGAACATCCCGCAGGTGGGATCGGCGACGGCTTCGGCCTGACGTCGCTGCTGCCGCCGACGGACCTGGCGTTCGGCCAGCCTGAACATCGCGAGCTGTTCCCGGGATTGCTGCCGGACTCGACGCCGGCGATCCTCGACCTGACGCCATCGACCAGCGGCGGCGACACCACCGTCAACGAGAAGGGCCTGCCGGCAAGCTCAGGGTCGGAAGGCTCGGGCGAGGCGCAGGATCCCGCCGCCAACACCGACCAGTCCGAGATCAACAGCGGCAACTTCACAATCACCTCGCCCGACGGCATCGGCTCGGTGAACATCAACGGCACGAATATCTCAGGCGCCGAGCTTGCCAACAGCGCGTCGACGCCGATCAACATCACCACGCCGCTCGGCAAGCTGACCATCAACGGCTACGACGCCGCCACCGGCCAAGTGAGCTACACCTACACGCTGGAGCATAGCGCGCAGCATCCGGACGGCGCCGGTACCAATTCCACCTTCGACAACTTTACGGTGACAGTCACCGACAGTGACGGTGACGTCTCGCTCCCCGGCACGCTTTCGGTGCAGATCGTCGATGACGTGCCGACTGCCCATAATGATGTGGCTACGCAGGCAGCCGAGAACGCACCGGTGACGGTGGACGTGTTCGCCAACGACGTGCCCGGCGCGGACGGCGTCAACATCGCCGACCCGACGAAGGTGAGCCTGGTGGCGAACTCGCTGACGGGCTCCGGCACGGTCACCTATCACAATGACGGCACCTTCACCTACACGCCGGCCGCCGGCGAACAGGGCACGGTGACGTTCCAGTACCAGATCGTCGATGGCGACGGCGACCCGTCGGTGGCGACGGTGACGATCAATCTGAAGCCGGATTCGACGCCCACCATCGATGTGACGCCGCAGAATCCCGATGCGAACGGCCACAGCGCGGCGAGCGAGGCCGGCCTTCCGCCGCATGATGGCCTGCCTGCGGGTTCGGGCGAAATCGCCGACAACGACGCCAACAACAACAGCGACACCAGCGAGACCACGACCGGCGCGCTGGCTATCACCACCGGCGGCGACACGATCGGCCACCTCTACGTGACCGACAAGGACAACACCCAGATCGAGGTGACCAACGCAGCCGGTGGCATTCTGGTGCACGGCCAGTATGGCGACCTGACCATCACCGGCACGCCGGCGACCGGCTACACCTATTCCTACACGCTGCTGGATAGCACCCCGGGCAACGGCACGCATGACGACTTTGCCGTCAAGGTGGTCGATTCCGACGGCGACCCCGCTTCCACGACGCTCACCATCGACATCGTCAATGACGTGCCGACGGCCAAGGCCGACACGGACGCGGCGCAGTCGGGCGAGACGGTGACCGGCAATGTCGAGACAGGGACAAGCACCCATGGTCTCGGCGCGGCCGACACGGCGGGCGCGGACGGCATCGCGTCGATCACCTGGACGAACGCGGTGACCAATGCCGGCGTGACGACGGTGACGGGCACCCATGGCGTGCTGACGGTCTTCGCCAATGGCGAATACAGCTATCAGGCCAACCCGAACACGCCCACCGGCACTGACGTCTTCAACTACACGATTACCGACGGCGACGGCGATACCTCGCCGGCGACGCTGACGATCGAGGTGACCGGCAGCCAGCCGCGTGTGGTGGCGGAGGTTGCGGCGGTCAACGAGGCGGGCATCGATACGACGCCGCCGGTCGGCGACCTCGGCCCCGGGACGGTGGACGGCTCGCATGCCGGCGACGGCTCGGAGACCACCACCGGTACGCTGACCTTCTCGGATCCCGACGGGGCGACCGTGACCGGTGTTCAGGCCGGCGATGTGGGCAGCGATGTGACCGGCAATGTCGGTACGAACATCAATGGCACGTACGGCATCCTGCACGTCAACGCGGATGGCACCTACACCTATACGTTGACGTCGCCGGAAGCGAATGTCCCGACGGGTAACGACGGCGCCAATGTGCAGCCCGGACAGGACGTGTTCACGTTCACGGTAACCGATGGGCTTGGCAACACGTCCACGTCGACCATCACGATCAATATCACGGACGACGTTCCCACGATCTCGAACGCGGTGGTCGGCAGCTCGGTGACGCTCGACGAGACCAGCAACGGCCCGACGACGGACGGCGTGCTGAACCCGGCGATCATGACGGCCACGAGCGCTGCGGCGATCGTGACGCTGACCTCGAACTACGGCGCCGACGGCGCCGGCTCGACGGGCTATGCGCTGTCGGTGACGAACGCGACCTCCGGACTTGCAACGGCGCAGGGCGACCATCCCATCACGCTGGTGCAGGTCGGCAACACGATCGAGGGCCAGTACAACGATGGCGGCACGCACACCGCCTTCACGGTGTCGATCGGCGCGGATGGCAAGCTGACGGTGGTGCAGAACGTCGCGCTCGAACACCTGATCGATGGCGGCCCGGCCGCCTACAACGACGCACTCAACCTTGACGGCAAGATCGCCGTGACGGCGACGGTGACGGACGCCGATGGCGACACCGCCTCCACCGGCGCCATCAACATCGGCGGCGCCGTCACCTTCCTCGACGACGGCCCCACGATCTCGAACGCGGTGGTCGGCAGCTCGGTGACGCTCGACGAGACCAGCAACGGCCCGACGACGGACGGCGTGCTGAACCCGGCGATCATGACGGCCACGAGCGCTGCGGCGATCGTGACGCTGACCTCGAACTACGGCGCCGACGGCGCCGGCTCGACGGGCTATGCGCTGTCGGTGACGAACGCGACCTCCGGACTTGCAACGGCGCAGGGCGACCATCCCATCACGCTGGTGCAGGTCGGCAACACGATCGAGGGCCAGTACAACGATGGCGGCACGCACACCGCCTTCACGGTGTCGATCGGCGCGGATGGCAAGCTGACGGTGGTGCAGAACGTCGCGCTCGAACACCTGATCGATGGCGGCCCGGCCGCCTACAACGACGCACTCAACCTTGACGGCAAGATCGCCGTGACGGCGACGGTGACGGACGCCGATGGCGACACCGCCTCCACCGGCGCCATCAACATCGGCGGCGCCGTCACCTTCCTCGACGACGGCCCCACGATCTCGAACGCGGTGGTCGGCAGCTCGGTGACGCTCGACGAGACCAGCAACGGCCCGACGACGGACGGCGTGCTGAACCCGGCGATCATGACGGCCACGAGCGCTGCGGCGATCGTGACGCTGACCTCGAACTACGGCGCCGACGGCGCCGGCTCGACGGGCTATGCGCTGTCGGTGACGAACGCGACCTCCGGACTTGCAACGGCGCAGGGCGACCATCCCATCACGCTGGTGCAGGTCGGCAACACGATCGAGGGCCAGTACAACGATGGCGGCACGCACACCGCCTTCACGGTGTCGATCGGCGCGGATGGCAAGCTGACGGTGGTGCAGAACGTCGCGCTCGAACACCTGATCGATGGCGGCCCGGCCGCCTACAACGACGCACTCAACCTTGACGGCAAGATCGCCGTGACGGCGACGGTGACGGACGCCGATGGCGACACCGCCTCCACCGGCGCCATCAACATCGGCGGCGCCGTCACCTTCCTCGACGACGGCCCCACGATCTCGAACGCGGTGGTCGGCAGCTCGGTGACGCTCGACGAGACCAGCAACGGCCCGACGACGGACGGCGTGCTGAACCCGGCGATCATGACGGCCACGAGCGCTGCGGCGATCGTGACGCTGACCTCGAACTACGGCGCCGACGGCGCCGGCTCGACGGGCTATGCGCTGTCGGTGACGAACGCGACCTCCGGACTTGCAACGGCGCAGGGCGACCATCCCATCACGCTGGTGCAGGTCGGCAACACGATCGAGGGCCAGTACAACGATGGCGGCACGCACACCGCCTTCACGGTGTCGATCGGCGCGGATGGCAAGCTGACGGTGGTGCAGAACGTCGCGCTCGAACACCTGATCGATGGCGGCCCGGCCGCCTACAACGACGCACTCAACCTTGACGGCAAGATCGCCGTGACGGCGACGGTGACGGACGCCGATGGCGACACCGCCTCCACCGGCGCCATCAACATCGGCGGCGCCGTCACCTTCCTCGACGACGGCCCCACGATCTCGAACGCGGTGGTCGGCAGCTCGGTGACGCTCGACGAGACCAGCAACGGCCCGACGACGGACGGCGTGCTGAACCCGGCGATCATGACGGCCACGAGCGCTGCGGCGATCGTGACGCTGACCTCGAACTACGGCGCCGACGGCGCCGGCTCGACGGGCTATGCGCTGTCGGTGACGAACGCGACCTCCGGACTTGCAACGGCGCAGGGCGACCATCCCATCACGCTGGTGCAGGTCGGCAACACGATCGAGGGCCAGTACAACGATGGCGGCACGCACACCGCCTTCACGGTGTCGATCGGCGCGGATGGCAAGCTGACGGTGGTGCAGAACGTCGCGCTCGAACACCTGATCGATGGCGGCCCGGCCGCCTACAACGACGCACTCAACCTTGACGGCAAGATCGCCGTGACGGCGACGGTGACGGACGCCGATGGCGACACCGCCTCCACCGGCGCCATCAACATCGGCGGCGCCGTCACCTTCCTCGACGACGGCCCCACGATCTCGAACGCGGTGGTCGGCAGCTCGGTGACGCTCGACGAGACCAGCAACGGCCCGACGACGGACGGCGTGCTGAACCCGGCGATCATGACGGCCACGAGCGCTGCGGCGATCGTGACGCTGACCTCGAACTACGGCGCCGACGGCGCCGGCTCGACGGGCTATGCGCTGTCGGTGACGAACGCGACCTCCGGACTTGCAACGGCGCAGGGCGACCATCCCATCACGCTGGTGCAGGTCGGCAACACGATCGAGGGCCAGTACAACGATGGCGGCACGCACACCGCCTTCACGGTGTCGATCGGCGCGGATGGCAAGCTGACGGTGGTGCAGAACGTCGCGCTCGAACACCTGATCGATGGCGGCCCGGCCGCCTACAACGACGCACTCAACCTTGACGGCAAGATCGCCGTGACGGCGACGGTGACGGACGCCGATGGCGACACCGCCTCCACCGGCGCCATCAACATCGGCGGCGCCGTCACCTTCCTCGACGACGGCCCCACGATCTCGAACGCGGTGGTCGGCAGCTCGGTGACGCTCGACGAGACCAGCAACGGCCCGACGACGGACGGCGTGCTGAACCCGGCGATCATGACGGCCACGAGCGCTGCGGCGATCGTGACGCTGACCTCGAACTACGGCGCCGACGGCGCCGGCTCGACGGGCTATGCGCTGTCGGTGACGAACGCGACCTCCGGACTTGCAACGGCGCAGGGCGACCATCCCATCACGCTGGTGCAGGTCGGCAACACGATCGAGGGCCAGTACAACGATGGCGGCACGCACACCGCCTTCACGGTGTCGATCGGCGCGGATGGCAAGCTGACGGTGGTGCAGAACGTCGCGCTCGAACACCTGATCGATGGCGGCCCGGCCGCCTACAACGACGCACTCAACCTTGACGGCAAGATCGCCGTGACGGCGACGGTGACGGACGCCGATGGCGACACCGCCTCCACCGGCGCCATCAACATCGGCGGCGCCGTCACCTTCCTCGACGACGGCCCCACGATCTCGAACGCGGTGGTCGGCAGCTCGGTGACGCTCGACGAGACCAGCAACGGCCCGACGACGGACGGCGTGCTGAACCCGGCGATCATGACGGCCACGAGCGCTGCGGCGATCGTGACGCTGACCTCGAACTACGGCGCCGACGGCGCCGGCTCGACGGGCTATGCGCTGTCGGTGACGAACGCGACCTCCGGACTTGCAACGGCGCAGGGCGACCATCCCATCACGCTGGTGCAGGTCGGCAACACGATCGAGGGCCAGTACAACGATGGCGGCACGCACACCGCCTTCACGGTGTCGATCGGCGCGGATGGCAAGCTGACGGTGGTGCAGAACGTCGCGCTCGAACACCTGATCGATGGCGGCCCGGCCGCCTACAACGACGCACTCAACCTTGACGGCAAGATCGCCGTGACGGCGACGGTGACGGACGCCGATGGCGACACCGCCTCCACCGGCGCCATCAACATCGGCGGCGCCGTCACCTTCCTCGACGACGGCCCGACAGCAGTCGCGCCTGACTATGCCGTGTTGGCGAACGGTGCAGGTCATTCGGCCACGTTTGCCCTCGACGCAGACCACATGCTGACCAACAACTACGGGGCGGACGGCGCCGGCACGGCGATTTTCGCGGCGTCTCTCGATGGCGCGGACAGCGGCCTGACTTCGGGCGGCGCCCACATCATCTACGACGTGTCCGCGGACGGTCATACCCTGTATGGAAATGCCAACGGGGTGGCGGTGTTCACGGTCTCGCTCGACGCCCAGAACGCCAACTATACTGTGGCCATGAACGGAACGGTCGACAGCCTGACGCAGGTGACTTTCTCCAACGGCTCGTATGATTTCGACGGCGGCAACGGCGCCTGGGCCGGCTTCGTACCCACCGGTCAGAAGAACTCCGGCACCCCGGTCGACGATAATTCGCAGGACGTGCTTTTCACGCCTTTCGGCACCGGCACGACCATCAACGGCAACGCGAACTCCTTCGGTGTCGGCGGTGGCGCCGGCGGGCAGAACATCGGCGCGGGCGAAGGCATCCGGGTCGACTTCGTCCAGGATTTGACCGGCAACACGATGGGATCCGGCGGCTATGGCGTCGTCGCCAACCGCGACCACGTGTTCGACAATCACTATACCGCCAACGGCGCCACCTTCACCTTTGGCGACGGAAACACCAACACCGTGCTTCAAATCACGGCCAAGGACGACAACGCCACGACGGGTACCGACAACAACAAGGTCGTTGGGGACGGTGCACTCGATTCGGTCACGTCGGTCGCGATCGCGTATGACGGGCAGACGCAGATCGTCGATTTCGCGACCATCGGCACCAACGCAACGACATACACGGTTGGCAGTCCGGGTGGGCTGACGGACAGAACCTACACGGTTCACTTCGTCGATGTGGATCCCACCGCCGCAGTTCATTATGCCGCTCAGATAACAGGTATAATGGACGACCATGTTTCCGTCTCAACGTTCACGGCCGACGGCTACAACAGCCTGGAATTGTTGAACACGAGCGGCGACGACTTCGCCATCACCGGGTTCGGCGCAGCCGTTCAGAGCACCAACCCCGTCAACTTCAATCTGCCGATCCAGATCGTGGACGCGGACGGTGACCTGGCGACAAGTCTGATCGGCGTGACGCTGAGCGGGAACCCGATTGCGGATCACTCGGCGGACGCCGCCGGCGCTTCGCATATCTACACGTCGACGGCGGCGGCGCCCGATATCATCGGGTCTGCTTTCGACGACACCATCACCGGCAACGATGTCGGGAACATGCTGTATGGCGGAGGCGGAGTCGACAATTTGAGTGGAGCGGGCGGCAACGACACGCTAGTCGGCGGCGCCGGCAACGATACGCTCAATGGCGGGGCCGGCAACGACCTGCTCGTCGGCGGTGCTGGGCAGGACACGCTGACGGGCGGCACCGGCGCCGACACGTTCAGGCTCGACCACCTCGACATCAAGGATCTCATCACCGACTACAAGGGTGCCGAAGGCGACAAGATCGACCTATCGTCGCTGTTCGAGACCGCGCCGGGAGGCAACATCGCCGACTACGTGCACTATGACGCCGGCACGAAGACGCTGAGCGTCGACACCAACGGCGCGGCCGGCGGCGCAACTTTCGTGGACGTGGCGCAACTGACGAACACGCCTGCCGCCGGCACGATCAACATTCTCTATGACGACTCGAACCATCAACAGCATACGGCCACGATTTAG
- a CDS encoding lytic transglycosylase domain-containing protein: protein MLGLGQTSVHANWLERPQPPGARPAHCAAPPERTRETFKAFATCQASLYGLEPVLAHAVMEIESGFDPGVRGADGEVGLMQVMPATARMLGFRGSLDELGEPATNIALGVRYLAQANRLSAGDLCTTVMKYRAGHGETRFSVRSVNYCRRARAILAREGLDVAGPLPVATIGFSDVSTIGFSDASMDGAVTGQEKRVCVRRSFVPGPRYMRCAEYRSPAQARAIQALRARLFDG, encoded by the coding sequence TTGCTTGGTCTCGGTCAAACATCTGTCCACGCCAACTGGCTGGAACGGCCGCAGCCGCCGGGGGCGCGGCCGGCGCACTGCGCTGCGCCGCCGGAGCGGACCCGCGAGACATTCAAGGCATTCGCGACCTGCCAGGCGTCGCTCTACGGCCTCGAGCCGGTGCTGGCGCATGCGGTGATGGAGATCGAAAGCGGCTTCGATCCTGGTGTGCGCGGCGCCGATGGCGAAGTCGGCCTGATGCAGGTCATGCCGGCAACGGCGCGGATGCTCGGCTTTCGCGGTTCGCTCGACGAGCTTGGCGAGCCCGCCACCAACATCGCGCTCGGCGTCAGATATCTGGCGCAGGCAAACAGGCTCTCCGCGGGCGATCTTTGCACCACCGTGATGAAATACCGGGCCGGACACGGGGAAACCCGCTTCTCGGTCCGCTCGGTCAACTACTGCCGGCGCGCACGCGCGATCCTGGCGCGGGAAGGCCTCGATGTGGCCGGGCCGCTGCCGGTGGCGACGATCGGATTCTCCGACGTCTCGACGATCGGCTTCTCCGACGCTTCCATGGACGGCGCGGTCACCGGCCAGGAGAAACGCGTCTGCGTGCGCCGATCGTTCGTGCCCGGGCCGCGCTACATGAGATGCGCCGAATATCGCAGCCCGGCGCAAGCAAGGGCGATACAGGCGCTGAGAGCGCGGCTCTTCGATGGCTAA
- a CDS encoding ABC transporter substrate-binding protein encodes MGAIALGLVAALCGCQSKSGASDVLDPAAIAAPAGQAGTPAAPAQQASGQTLASATSGGPTSAAAAKAQLTLGAGPTKVAMLLPLSAPGSTGENGRKMYDGARLAMADLGDKLLTLTIEDTRGDSGYAKDLAVKAITSGTAKVVIGPSELAAAQHLAKLSGSKRPPVLALADNFAGGPGVYSVRLSEADSAAAGAAAIAGKGARKFVLMVPSGADSSPIESRVANALSIYGATLAVTLPYSATDGGAKVVSDMGSLVEAPDAVVVACGDGSPIAVLAALKAKGIPGKAVTLVGTDRWLERPMDPLYEGAYIATLDEGETGPIADRFKATYKYQPDVNVAYAYDMVALSAGIASSAGPDGFSKQVLENTTGFRGSTGLFRFRSDGSSQRSMPFFRVEKGQLKLVEKSTAGF; translated from the coding sequence TTGGGGGCGATCGCTCTCGGGCTCGTCGCGGCGCTGTGCGGATGCCAGTCCAAGAGCGGCGCGTCGGATGTGCTCGATCCAGCGGCGATTGCGGCACCCGCGGGCCAGGCTGGCACTCCGGCGGCGCCCGCCCAGCAGGCAAGCGGTCAAACCTTGGCCAGCGCGACCTCGGGCGGTCCGACCTCGGCGGCCGCCGCCAAGGCCCAGCTGACGCTCGGCGCGGGACCGACCAAGGTGGCCATGCTGCTGCCGCTTTCGGCCCCCGGCAGCACGGGCGAGAACGGCCGGAAAATGTATGACGGCGCGCGGCTGGCGATGGCCGATCTCGGCGACAAGCTTTTGACGCTGACGATCGAGGATACCCGCGGCGACAGCGGCTACGCCAAGGACCTCGCGGTGAAGGCGATCACGTCGGGCACGGCGAAGGTCGTCATCGGACCGTCCGAGCTCGCGGCGGCGCAGCACCTTGCCAAGCTCTCCGGCTCGAAGCGGCCGCCGGTGCTGGCGTTGGCCGACAATTTCGCCGGCGGCCCCGGCGTCTATTCGGTAAGGCTCAGCGAAGCCGACAGCGCCGCCGCGGGCGCGGCGGCGATCGCCGGCAAGGGCGCCAGGAAATTCGTGCTGATGGTGCCTTCGGGCGCGGATTCGAGCCCCATCGAATCCCGTGTCGCCAACGCGCTCAGCATCTATGGCGCCACGCTTGCGGTGACGTTGCCCTATTCGGCGACGGATGGCGGCGCCAAGGTGGTGTCCGACATGGGCTCGCTGGTCGAGGCGCCCGACGCCGTGGTCGTCGCCTGTGGCGACGGCAGCCCTATCGCCGTGCTCGCCGCGCTGAAGGCAAAAGGCATTCCCGGCAAGGCGGTGACGCTCGTCGGCACCGACCGCTGGCTCGAGCGACCGATGGATCCGCTCTATGAGGGCGCCTATATCGCGACGCTCGACGAGGGCGAGACCGGGCCGATCGCCGACCGCTTCAAGGCGACCTACAAGTACCAGCCGGACGTCAACGTGGCCTATGCCTACGACATGGTGGCGCTGAGCGCGGGCATAGCAAGCTCGGCCGGCCCGGACGGCTTCAGCAAGCAGGTGCTGGAGAACACGACCGGCTTCCGCGGCTCGACCGGCCTGTTCCGCTTCCGCAGCGACGGCTCGAGCCAAAGGTCGATGCCGTTTTTCAGGGTGGAGAAGGGCCAGCTGAAGCTGGTGGAGAAATCGACGGCGGGGTTTTGA